The genomic DNA CTTCCTGCCTCCTGATCAGGAAAAGCGTTTCAACTGTGAATTTTTCGAGTCAGTACGTGCTGCCGGGAAAAAACAGCTGAAAAGTGTACTCAGGGAATCAGCCCTGCCGGCGAGACTGGTCGAGGTGATTTTTTCCAGGCTGGGAATCGATCAGGATTTCAAGGCAGCCGATGCTTCCAACAAGCTGCTGGAATCTTTATTGAACTCCATCACCAGATATTCGCTGACAGTAGAAAAAACCGGCGGTTTCAATGAAGCCATGGTGACTGCTGGCGGAGTCAGTCTCAAAGAGATCGATCCGAACTCAATGCAGTCGAAAATCGTGCTTGGGCTTTATTTTGCCGGGGAAGTTCTGGATCTGGACGGTGACTGCGGAGGCTACAACCTGCAGGCCGCTTTTTCCACTGCCGCCCTGGCTGTAAAAGCAAACTGCTGACACCCTCACATCAATATGACTCAATCCAGAAAAGTTGAGCTGAAACTGCTGCTGCCGTCGCCTGAGGCTGAACTTCTGCATCCGGCACGGGAATTTCTGGAATCCTGCCTGAAAGAGGGTCTGATCAAAAACCTGCCTGAAATTCCTCCTGCTGTCATGATTCCCGGTCACCCTGGCCGCCAGGCGGCTGCCTCCAACAGATTCATGACAAACAAAATTGTCTTTGATCCCGCTGAATTCAAGGCCCCGGTTGAAATCCAGGCCGGCCTGATCCTGCACGAGCTGATCCATGTCAGCCAGAATCAGAGGCCTGCCACTTTCCTTTACCTGATCCTCCGCAATCCTTTCTATCACTTCCTGGGTCAGGAAGCTGAAGCCAACAAATTTGAGGCGGCTTTTTATTCGGAAATCATGAAAAAAGGTTTGGAAGACAGTGAAATGTATACCCAGACCCTGTTGAGCGAATATCAGGATGCCACCCAGTCCCAGGCTTATGCGCTGGGAACCCTGGATTCCACTTTGACATTTATCTGGCGGGTGGCCTGGGTGGCTGCCATTTTCATGTCTCTTGTGAAATAGTTCTGATTTCTTGCAAGAGTCCCTGTGGGGGTGTAATTTTATTGTAGCTGGAGGGCTCGTGAAAAAAATATTGATTTCGATTCTATTCTTTTCTTTTCACCTGGTTCTTTGTGCTGACCTGCAGGTGCAGGGGCAAAAAGTGATTCTGGACAAGGAGGAATGGTTCCAGATATTCCAAAGCAGTTTCAGCCTGAACTGGAATCATTATCTGCTGATCGAGCTTGACCTTGCGGCAGGCGAAAAATTCAATTTCATGGTGGAATGCAACGAAAACCGTTATTTTGACATCCTGATCCTGGACCGGGAAAGCCTCCGCAATTACAAGAAGATGCTGGAGACAGAACAGGGAGTTTTGAATCCGATCCTGGTACGCAACTGCTGCCAGAAATGGGATTTTGTCTTTACCCCTGTTGAAAAGAAAAAATACTACCTGATCATCGATAATACTCATCAGCCTGAAGGCGGCCATTTTTTCCGCAGAAAGCTGTATCCGAAAATCACGGTCCTGGAAAAGAAATGGATGACAGGGCGGATCATGGGAGTAAGGCGGGATGATTCGATAGGGGAACTGTATTAGTTACTGTTAAAACCGAGCTCCTGCGAGGTTTTTACAGTAACTAATCACTTCCTAAAAATTTGGAGGCATCATGAAATTCGTTTCCGGAAGTGTTTATCACGGTTTCAAACTCCTGAAAAAAAAGAAGATCAGCGAAGTCAATTCCACAGGGTTGATCTTTGAGCATGAAAAATCCGGAGCCAGGCTTTCTGCGCTTTCCAATTCCGATGACAACAAGGTCTTTTCCATCTCCTTCAGAACTCCGCCATATAACGACACCGGATTGCCCCATATCCTTGAACATTCGGTGCTGTGCGGATCCAGAAAATTCAAAAGCAAGGAACCCTTCGTCGAGCTGATCAAGGGTTCGCTCTCCACCTTCGTGAATGCCATGACCTTTTCGGATAAGACCATGTATCCTGTAGCCAGCAGGAATGAGAAGGATTTTTTCAACCTGATGGATGTGTATCTGGATGCTGTCTTATACCCCAACATCCATCTGAAACCCGAGATCCTGATGCAGGAAGGATGGCATTACGAACTCGATACGCCTGACAGCCCGCTTTCCTATAAAGGGGTAGTCTACAATGAGATGAAAGGAGCTTATTCATCTCCTGAACGCATCCTGAGTAAGGAGATCCAGAAATCCCTGTTCCCGGACAATGCCTACGGTTTCGATTCCGGCGGTGACCCTGAGGCCATTCCCACTCTCACGCTGGCTGAATTCCGTAGGTTCCACCGCACCTATTACCACCCCTCCAACAGTTACATTTTCCTCTATGGAAATGGAGATCTTGACAAACAGCTCGGATTCATCAATGACAATTATCTGAAAGATTATGACCGTATCAGCCTGGATTCCAGGATTTCCATGCAGAAAGAGTTCGGATCGATTGAGATTATCAGGGAGTATCCTGTGCCCCAGTCTGCTGATACTGCAGGCAAAGCTTTCCTCAGCCTGAACTGGCTGGTAGGGAAACCCCTATCCTCGGAATTTTACATCGCCTTTGACATCCTGCGCTCCATGCTGCTCGACACTCCTGGAGCACCGCTGAAAGAAGCGCTGATCAAATCCGGGCTGGGCAAGGATGTGATGGGGCAGTTCGAAGAGGGTCTGCTGCAGAACTATTTCAGCGTGATCGTGAAATACTCAGACGAACACAGAAAAGACGAATTCAGAAAGATTGTGAACGACACCCTGAAAAAAATGGTGAAAGACGGCATAGACCGTGAACTGGTGGCAGCCTGCATCAACAGGAAGGAATTCGAGCTGCGCGAAGCTGAAGGCCACGGCCTTCCCAAAGGTCTTCATTATAATTTCATGATGATGGACAGCTGGCTGCATGAAGGAGACCCCTTTGCCAATCTTTCCTTTTCCAGGAATTTCAGGAAAATCAGGAAAGCTTTGACCAGTGATTATTTTGAAAAACTGATCAAAAAGTATCTGCTCTCTTCCAGACACAGCACACTCCTGGTCATGAAGCCTGAAAAAGGCCTGCTGGAGAAAAATCAGGCAGCACTTTCTGCTGCGCTTACGCAGCATAAGGAAACCCTGTCCAGAATCGACCTGGAAAAGCTCACAGCCGAAACCGCCAGGCTCAAGCAGCTGCAGTCTACACCCGATGAAGCTGGAGCGCTTGAAACAATCCCGCTTTTGTCTCTTTCTGACATTGACAGGAAGATTACTGAAATTCCACTTACTGTGATTGACCTGAATTCGGTCCAGGTCTTGAAACATGGAATTTTCACAAGCGGCATCGCCTATCTGAATCTTTATTTCGATTCCTCGGTTGTCAGAGAGGAGCAGATCCCATATCTTGGCCTGCTGTCAGGACTTCTGACCAAGATCAGCACAAAGTCCAATCATTACAGCCAGCTGACAAAAAAAATAAACACCCATACCGGAGGGGTTTCCTTCTTTCCGGAATCTTATCCTGAGCGGAACACTGATTCCATCTACTTCCCCAAGTTCCTGGTGAAAGCAAAAGCACTGGTGGCGGAATTTCCGGAACTTCTCAAAATCCTCGGCGAAATCATGCTGGAAAGCGATTTTTCTGATGGAGACAGGCTGCTGGAGGTGATCCGGGAAATCAAATCCAGGCTGGAAATGAGAATCCCGATGGAGGGACATCTTTATTCCTGGAGACGGGTTCGCTCTTATTATTCACAATACGGAAAGTATGAGGAACTGGTGAAAGGAATTTCTTTTTACCAGTTCATTGCTGATCTCGAGAAGAATTTCGAAAAGAAGTCAGACAGTCTGAAAAAAATCTTGAGCGGGATCTTCAGGACTCTGTTCTCAAGACAGGCACTGGTCGCATCCATCACATCCGACGAATCCGACTGCGGCAATCTGATTGCAGAGCTGTCAGGTCTCTGTGAAAAACTTCCAGACACGAGTGCAGCAAAACAGAATTACAGATTCGATCTGACTGTGGAAAACGAAGGGTTGATGACCCAGAGTCAGGTGCAGTTTGTGGCCAAAGGTTATAATTACAGACAGCTCGGACTTGATTATTCAGGTAACCTTGCAGTGCTGAAAACCATCGTCGGCCTTGACCATCTCTGGAACAAGGTCCGCGTCCAGGGTGGCGCATACGGAGCTCATATCATAGTGGGCAGGGAAGGAAATCTCAGTTTCGGCAGCTACAGGGATCCCAATCTGTCGGAAACTCTGAAAATCTACGATGAAACCGGGGATTATCTGCGCGGATTCAATCCGGACCGCAGGGAGATGACCAAGTACATCATAGGCACGATCGGGCATCTGGACAGCCAGATCACTCCGTCCGCAAAAGCTGATGCCTCTGACCGGAACTACCTCTGCCGGGTGACTAACGAGGATCTGCAGCGGGAGCGTGATGAGATCCTGTCTACTGGAATGGAAGATATCCGGAAAATGGCCGGGGTCTTTGACAAACTTACAGGGAAAAAATGCCTGTGCGTACTTGGCAATGAGAGCAGGATCGAAAAAGAAGGCAATCTGTTCGGGAAAAAATCTCGAGTGTTCGAATAGGGTGAGACACGGGTTCAGGCTGCTGCGCGAGCAGCGGATCAGCTCAGTCGGTTCAGACTGCCATTTTTTCAGGCATGAAAAAAGCGGAGCTGATCTCCTTTTTCTCGATAATCCTGACGACAACCGGGTTTTTTCCATCGCGTTCCGCACACCCCCTCCGGACAACTCAGGACTCCCGCATGTAATTGAGCATTGCGTGCTCTGCGGATCCAGAAAATATCCGCTGAAGGACCCCTTCATCGAGCTCGACAAAGGCTCGCTCTGCACTTTTCTGAATGCCATGACCATGCCGGACTCCACCGTGTTTCCAGTGGCCAGCAGGAACAGGGCGGATATTTTCAACCTGATGGATGTTTACCTGGATGCGGTTTTTTACCCGAAGCTGCTGCAGGACCCGAGAATCCTGAAACAGGAAGGGATCAGGCTGCAGCCTGGCAAGCAGAGGCGCTTCATCCCAAATGGTGTGGTTTACAACGAGATGCGCGGATTTTTTGCCGCTCCCGAAGCACTGCTGCTTTCCCGCGCGCAGAGATCGCTGTTCCCGGACAACGAGTATGGCTGTGAATCCGGCGGAGACCCGGATCTGATGCTTGACCTCACTCATGAGAAGGTCGTTTCCTTTCACCGCAGATATTATCATCCTTCGAACTGCCTGATTTTTCTATATGGAAGATGGGACCTGGACGAAGTAACAGCTTACCTGGACAGGGAATACCTTAGTGGATTCGAACTTTCACTCCCTGCCTCCCGGATCGGACTGCAGCCGGGACTTAGTAAGCCTCTGGATCTGGAGCTTTCCTATCCGGTTTCAGGCAGAGTGGCTGGAAAAACCTGCTACAGCCTGAATTTTGCCACCGGTCTCTCTACTGACCTGGAATTCCAATATCTGCTGGAGATTCTGAAATACGCCCTGTTCGACAAGCCGGGTGCTGTCCTCAGGGAGAAACTGGCCGGAATGGGCAAGGACTCCTTTACTGTCCTCTCAAGGCTGAACCTCCAGCCCGTCTTTTCGATAGTAGTCAGGGACGCACCTGCCGGAAAAAAGACTGAGTTCAGGGATTTGATTTTCAACACCTTAGCGGATGTGCAGCGGGACGGGATTGATCCGCAGATCTTAAAAGCCGGACTGAATCGTCTGGAATTTGCGGTCAGGGAAGGAGAAGGAGGCGACGTCCAGCGCGGGATAAACTGCAACTTTTTTGCACTCGGGAACTGGATTCACGGTTGCGACCCTTTCCTGTCGCTGGATTTCGAGGCTATCCTCAGGAGAATTTCGATGGATACTGCTACAATCTCGACCATGATCAGGAATTGCTTTCTGGAAAACCAACATCAGTCACTTTTCACCCTGATTCCTGAATCAGGTCTGCTCAGAAAGAGGGAGCAGGAGCTCAGAATGCGCCTGAGAGCCATGGGGAAGGCTGCCACAACCCAGGAATGGAAGAAGCAGCTTGAAGCTGACTTGGATTTCCGCGAATGGCAGGCCATACCCGAAAATGCGGATAAAGCCTGTCTCCCACTGCTTGAACTGTCTGAAATCGACAGGAACCAGGAGCGGATCCTGCAGAATCTTTCAAGGCATGATGAGGTCATAGTTCTTCAACTGCCGCAGCAGACGTCAGGAATCTGCTATCTTGACCTTTATTTCGATGTGTCGGGGTTGAATTGCGACGAAATCCCTTATCTTGGTCTGCTTGCGACACTGCTTGGCAGGTTGAGCACGAGGAAACGCAGTTTTTCAGAGCTGTCCACTCTGACAGATCTTTATACCGGTGGAATCGAGTTCGACGTTCAGACTTTTTCGGAATCAGATTCTGTTTTCCATCCCAGGCTCTGTGTGAGAGCTAAAGCTCTAGCCAGGGAGCTGCCCAGGCTTTTCGAGCTTTTGACAGAGCTGATTACTGAACAGGTCTTTTTTGAAGCAGGGAGACTGCTGGAACTTTATTATGAACTGAAATGCGGAATCGAGGAAGACATCGTTTCCCAGGGTGAGGATTTCGCGAGGCGCAGGCTGCTTTCTTATTTTTCGGGAGTGGAAAGGTATGAGGAATTACTTTCAGGACTGTCTTTTTACAGTTTTCTCCGCAAAATCGAAGGGAAAATGAAATCTTCAGGCAAAAAAGTTGCGATAGAACTGGAAAGGGTCTACAGACTTGTTTTCAACAGGCTGCACCTGGCCTGTTTCACAGCATCTGCCGAGGAATCAGGGAATTTCGAGCTGCATTTTGAGAGATTCAGAAAATCCATTCCGCAGATCAAATCCCAGCGGGCTTCGTTTGATTCCAGTGATGACCTGAAAAACGAGGGTCTGGCTGTAGAGCGGGAAGTCCAGAGCATCGCGCAGGGCTATAATTTCAACCGGCTGGGATGCTCATACTCCGGGAAAATGGCGGTGCTGGAATCGATCGTGACTCTGGATTATCTCTGGGAAAAAGCCCGCGGGAGCGGTGCTTACGGGGTTTACCTGTCGCTTGAGCGAAACGGCAATGCCTGTTTTGTATCCCATTCCGATCCGAATCTGGCTGAAACCCTGCAGATGTTCAGGGAGACAGGAAAATATCTGGACAATTTCAGACCGTCAGAGCGGGAAATGCGGAAATACATCATCGGCACGATCGGAAAATTCGACGAGTATCTCACTCCAGCCCAGAAAGGCGAGCGGGCTGCCTGCGATTTCCTGAGCGGAAGAAGCCACGAGGATCTGCAGCGGGAACGCGATGAAATATTAAGCACAACGCCTTCTGATATCCGGAGTTTCGCAGGCATGATCGACGAACTGACAAAAAAAAACTGTCTCTGTGTTCTGGGCAGTGCGCCTAAGATCAGGAAAAGCCGCAGCCTGTTCAGTTCAGTTTCCAGATTGATTTAAAATTAAGAAATTGAATCTGATAAAAAAAGTCCTGCCTGAGCAGGACTTTTTAAATCTTCACTAAAACAGATTACTTGCTGATCGATTCAAAAATCACTTTAACAGGTTCATTGCCTTTCGGGTTGGCTGGATTG from Candidatus Wallbacteria bacterium includes the following:
- a CDS encoding insulinase family protein; the protein is MRHGFRLLREQRISSVGSDCHFFRHEKSGADLLFLDNPDDNRVFSIAFRTPPPDNSGLPHVIEHCVLCGSRKYPLKDPFIELDKGSLCTFLNAMTMPDSTVFPVASRNRADIFNLMDVYLDAVFYPKLLQDPRILKQEGIRLQPGKQRRFIPNGVVYNEMRGFFAAPEALLLSRAQRSLFPDNEYGCESGGDPDLMLDLTHEKVVSFHRRYYHPSNCLIFLYGRWDLDEVTAYLDREYLSGFELSLPASRIGLQPGLSKPLDLELSYPVSGRVAGKTCYSLNFATGLSTDLEFQYLLEILKYALFDKPGAVLREKLAGMGKDSFTVLSRLNLQPVFSIVVRDAPAGKKTEFRDLIFNTLADVQRDGIDPQILKAGLNRLEFAVREGEGGDVQRGINCNFFALGNWIHGCDPFLSLDFEAILRRISMDTATISTMIRNCFLENQHQSLFTLIPESGLLRKREQELRMRLRAMGKAATTQEWKKQLEADLDFREWQAIPENADKACLPLLELSEIDRNQERILQNLSRHDEVIVLQLPQQTSGICYLDLYFDVSGLNCDEIPYLGLLATLLGRLSTRKRSFSELSTLTDLYTGGIEFDVQTFSESDSVFHPRLCVRAKALARELPRLFELLTELITEQVFFEAGRLLELYYELKCGIEEDIVSQGEDFARRRLLSYFSGVERYEELLSGLSFYSFLRKIEGKMKSSGKKVAIELERVYRLVFNRLHLACFTASAEESGNFELHFERFRKSIPQIKSQRASFDSSDDLKNEGLAVEREVQSIAQGYNFNRLGCSYSGKMAVLESIVTLDYLWEKARGSGAYGVYLSLERNGNACFVSHSDPNLAETLQMFRETGKYLDNFRPSEREMRKYIIGTIGKFDEYLTPAQKGERAACDFLSGRSHEDLQRERDEILSTTPSDIRSFAGMIDELTKKNCLCVLGSAPKIRKSRSLFSSVSRLI
- a CDS encoding insulinase family protein is translated as MKFVSGSVYHGFKLLKKKKISEVNSTGLIFEHEKSGARLSALSNSDDNKVFSISFRTPPYNDTGLPHILEHSVLCGSRKFKSKEPFVELIKGSLSTFVNAMTFSDKTMYPVASRNEKDFFNLMDVYLDAVLYPNIHLKPEILMQEGWHYELDTPDSPLSYKGVVYNEMKGAYSSPERILSKEIQKSLFPDNAYGFDSGGDPEAIPTLTLAEFRRFHRTYYHPSNSYIFLYGNGDLDKQLGFINDNYLKDYDRISLDSRISMQKEFGSIEIIREYPVPQSADTAGKAFLSLNWLVGKPLSSEFYIAFDILRSMLLDTPGAPLKEALIKSGLGKDVMGQFEEGLLQNYFSVIVKYSDEHRKDEFRKIVNDTLKKMVKDGIDRELVAACINRKEFELREAEGHGLPKGLHYNFMMMDSWLHEGDPFANLSFSRNFRKIRKALTSDYFEKLIKKYLLSSRHSTLLVMKPEKGLLEKNQAALSAALTQHKETLSRIDLEKLTAETARLKQLQSTPDEAGALETIPLLSLSDIDRKITEIPLTVIDLNSVQVLKHGIFTSGIAYLNLYFDSSVVREEQIPYLGLLSGLLTKISTKSNHYSQLTKKINTHTGGVSFFPESYPERNTDSIYFPKFLVKAKALVAEFPELLKILGEIMLESDFSDGDRLLEVIREIKSRLEMRIPMEGHLYSWRRVRSYYSQYGKYEELVKGISFYQFIADLEKNFEKKSDSLKKILSGIFRTLFSRQALVASITSDESDCGNLIAELSGLCEKLPDTSAAKQNYRFDLTVENEGLMTQSQVQFVAKGYNYRQLGLDYSGNLAVLKTIVGLDHLWNKVRVQGGAYGAHIIVGREGNLSFGSYRDPNLSETLKIYDETGDYLRGFNPDRREMTKYIIGTIGHLDSQITPSAKADASDRNYLCRVTNEDLQRERDEILSTGMEDIRKMAGVFDKLTGKKCLCVLGNESRIEKEGNLFGKKSRVFE